Part of the Peromyscus maniculatus bairdii isolate BWxNUB_F1_BW_parent chromosome 23, HU_Pman_BW_mat_3.1, whole genome shotgun sequence genome is shown below.
ctagaatgctaggattaaaggcgtgaataccaccactttctggcctctgcatctagtggctgttcctaTCTCTGAAgccacataagtttattagggtgcacaatatttgggggaacataataccaccacctATCAGGTATGAgctgacaattccaaaccaacatggctGGCCTTGCTTATGTCTTTCAGGGCCAGTGGGGAGCAGTAGGGGAtgaggcatatatctagccataGGGATTGGAGAGAGACACATGGCTTATAAGGCCCAGCTTAAGGAGAGCTGCTCTGATCtttgagggcttcactgggttccacgcatttcctcttcctcaaggTTCCTCTTGGGACACCACATGATCTTCTTGGCTTATACCATTCATTTGTAGAAATtcacttgtgtttatgtacctacaggggcgactaggaaggcatcatccacacccttcttatTCACtgagcagcaacagcagctgaaccaggtggaaaaactgaaacttcagctacagatgatgaccaatgacaggaatgaactgcgtgaattcctggcccattacaaaaacaatgagttgaacaacaggtattcatcatgccctgttctctggtgaatgtcttgacactactgtgtcaattccagcagtccttaggtcactggaagctgcacctgcagggtgacctgcacaaaaattttcctgaatgcatctgagaggaagaactgaagcctgtaggagtgagatggctcaaaggttgttctgattcctcctaatgtaaaccagagcctgtggcctgaatcacaatccacagagaggggcagtagggtgtaagatcacaacatgcatttcaagagtcGTTGACAGATGTTGGCTTGTAGGAAATACTGGGTGCTCTGagtttaacctgagtctctgtatttgacaagatatttACTTTTGCTTGTTGCTCTGGGAGCAGCTTGAAGGGCCTGATGGTCCTACTTGTTCAATCTGTGTGTGACTGGAAGGCCTGGAGtccatccctgctcctctcttgtcttgttccttgtaCTGGGAGAAAATGCCACCCACATACATTTCTCTGACATCCTAACTCTGTGtcagtttgtgtgcatgtgaattgccctctaaggggcccaaacattgcaaacatggcagtggcaggttttgcgcttttcacctccctctcccttgaaaaaccattagattacatttctTAATTTAGTCTCCAGAGTTCAATCCCTTTTGTGAACACcgactcattcttgaaactaaacatcaaagtccaaccataaaaattcatttctcagcTACACTTGCCAACCTGACAAATCAGATCTCAGCAACTTACCCTAGCACAGACTtaacctttctatttaaaatcccactgtggaaaaaagcctgctgcatgttgtctgcctttgcctgatccagaggcaggctcccaatgccatgcttgccctgctggggaaatgcatctctttgtgctaaggatttggtgtctcagtgtgttctgtactgtctctgagaggctccctTACACTGTGTGTATGGGGGCAGGGGGTCCCTTCAGATCTTGTGAGTTAGAGATTGATAGTAGGCCTGAGAATTTGCCTGATTCAAAGATGTCAGGTGATATAAGTGCTGAGACCATGGAGCTCCACTTTAAGCATCactgttctcagtctttgtgctcACCCTGGTGCCTCATTGGAATCCCCTTGGGAGTTTATATAGTCAGCCTCATGGTGTGCCTCATGCATGGCAATACTGATGATGAGTCTGGGTATCCTTgtaaggacaaagcatttctgttctcacgacagtggaaatgtcattgcagatttcagGTAAGCCCATGCCGGTGGACCTTCTTAGAGAGCTACTCTACCTTTCTGGGCCTACTAAGGAAGCTCATggagccctgtctccctccctgttgacACCCAGCCTCTCCTGGCCCTGGGGCAGGGTAGCAAGTCTAATGCACATGAGGAGTTCCCAGTACATAGGATTCAGTGTGTGACATCCAGTAGGCTAGGGTAGTGCAAAATACAACCTTAATTCATGGGGTCCCTGAGGCCTATGATCACagggttctttgctcctggggctaTGCCCTACCAAAGGCTGAATTCGGAgcatgagatgcagaacacagagcataagaaggatatgtcagatgtgaagaaattacccaaggagattagtgaggccttgtacaagtgcatagagctgagtgagaagaccaaaCTCTACAGGTGAGTGCCTGACTTGGGTGGACTCCAGAACTTGGTAaggactgcttcttgttgtctgaagtttctccagtcctgcccgacCCCGCTGTCAGGAGGAATCCGTCCCTCCTGTCTCCTGCAGCCAAATGgccccaataaacacacagaggctcacattacttacaaactgtatggccaatggcttaagtttcaggctagctagctctatcatcttaaattaacccaattttattcatctgtttttTCCCATATGGCCGCTACATTGCCAACCTGCTAGCATGTTGCTCCTTTGGGTTgcagctggcatctcttccacctctgcctttcttctctgtctctcctggattttcctgcctggctccttcctaccttgccataggacaaagcagggtatttattaaccaatggaagcaATAcctattcacggcatacagaaagacatcttacagcatcttcttcccttctccacctttgAACCAATGTAAGGGCTGTGGTTCTAGTcagtttacctcttagcaagcagcctgcttATAGCTCGTGGActtgtgcctcctagactgaATTCTCCTAAGTGTTAAaagtctgagagcccctcccaacattttcctgtcagcttctggaacttctagacagaaaacatagTTTGCACCATGGCTTCTGTGGCTCTGCCAGGAGCTTAGACAGCTGGTTTCTATGGGACACATGGATGGAATATATTCCAGATAggtcttctgtcttcctcagagcatggtttccctctacctgctcttgttttcccaatactgtgaacagttaagTACCAGGATGTGTGTTCGTGAGGTAGCAGATCCAGTCTTCAGAAGTACATGGATCTGTTTTGcagtcagggtcttcagaagtagtataaatctttctggaatttggctattctctggctttggcctgcacctgagtgatgctgccatggctaatgagggctccagcccagggcggttggggatggggacatgggaccttgcaggaatcatggtataccaggcagggttggcagatggaggcagagttcatcattttttgtgatatttcagcaccctctacagtcagcacctgagagaacagactcagctgaaagaaaaattgaaaatgttgctagaggaaaagaaaaagctgcagggggagcagattttactacaagagtcgCATGCGGAGGCAAAGAGGCTCCGTgaagaggcccatgagaagatctatgacctctggacaaggcagctgcaggtaggttgaagcagcagggccaacctGGCCATCagtctgaccatacacacacatacacacatacacatgtaaccTTCTACTCACTTATCCACCTGACCCAATCAATCCAatagttcacttctgtgatcattcacaagtctttcttgGAGTTAGCCTCTGATAGCAAGCAAACCCAACTGCTCTGCTGGAAGCTGCAGTCCATTCAGGGAGACGAGTAAGTCACATATCACTCACCTGTATGTCAGCATGGGAGGAGCCGGGCTGTGATGGGAGCCACAGATATCGAGTGAgtcaggtcaagggtctgggtctcatttgcttggcagtgtcatgtgagatcagagcagacacagcatggaaggaggaacgccCCTGAAAAAGTCAAAGACCGTGTCACATCGACATCTTTTAGGGTGTCATATGGCATTTTAACCTCTTGTTCCCAGATTGCCATGGTGTCCTCTTTCcctggccaagctcttggttcagaGTGACAGAAACTAAATTAACAGCTTGTCAGTACTGCTTGCTGTAAGTGgcattggccagttctcccatcctggttcttacattcagaagctcactggatgaccagaGATGAGGCAAGGGCTTATGACAGGCAGTGTTCGGGATGACAGatttgagccaactgcatcaacatagcctgcagagACACAGCATGCTTCTCTAGGCAAATTTACTAAAATTATGCAGAACTGTGGGACTCATTTAAACAGCTATTGTGAAGAGTTTAAAACCAACTGGCAATGTCATCCTCATCCagtgtgatgtcctcctcactgcATCCTGATCACTGATAATTTGagggatttgtgtctgtgtgtgagtatgcctgCCAGAGGGCACATACATCTGTGAGTGTTTggaaggtctgatgatgacatcgagtgtcctctgttgctttctcccttatgcTCTTCAgcctgggtctctcactgaacctgaaaatttctgttctggctaagctggatagccacagatctttggatctcctgtctcctcacagtagagcatcctgtctttttctgtctcattttgttgctaaatggttcatttggtcagaaagagaactgacttgttggtttctcttaatttttaaacaattttattactttggatTTAATGCGTCTTatgataaataacaaaaatcaaacaatggagctactttataaacaaaaatgtagacttcttttctttcatgacatAGAGATAACTTCTCAGGACAGGTCTGTTTTGTCTACTGGCTTCAcaacatggaacctgacattttgatactCACTCTTAGGACAGAGTCCAACTCATAGTTTTATAGAGTGCTGCATTTAAGAAAGTGCTGGGGATGACCTAAGTAGCCTTCCACTGACTggcctggggctgttttcatataatgtgaactgtaatctggtcaaaggttgttgggtaatgacaatgggtgacttccaTTCTCTGGTGCTGTCAATGTATTCTGTGGAGGAATCTGGGTAAATTTAATGAGGAGACTATTATGGTTCAACTTAAATCTATCGGGAGGCTTCATGTCCCACTCTTTTCCCCCAGCACTTGGTTTTGTGTGGTCCAACTCaattgtgcagaggttgttacttatCTGTACgatcagtgagtctggtgataagaacttccctgggaagggaaataagttcaggccagggcagaagagcttggctgggtctaagaggcttgtagacagcagagaggacccactcccccccccccccggagtagaaaaggtgctgcaacattctagtcttctcccttgcctttctggattcaagaaacacgtgtgtgtgtgtgtgtgtgtgtgtgttcttgttgttgctgttgttgttgttatgtgtatctttggggaatgagaatatgtgtttgagcctctatgtgtatgttcactctctctcggaacaatggaacatctttaagaatgatggagatggatttcaatgagaatgtactgtgcctaatctggttagtaccactttgcctcCGTCAAAGAACAGATGGAGTTGCCCATCCTTCTGCATGTCCATACAGCTAACTACAACCAAAGACCACATAACTGATGCAAGCTAAAAGTTTTTATggtatttgtagaggcagaattatttatctgcaaagaaatcctctggagaaaaacTAAGTAATGAGGACCATGACggtgagaaagaggctactgagaggcaggaaaggctgccGAGCAATTGTGtccctctctgctctgggtgaaaggaggctgaccactgatgacttccctgcatcctgttttgttcttctccacatcgcctgctgccattttcctttcacctttgcctcACCTGTTCAGCTAACCTGGTCCTTGGAGCTGGCCTGGActttattctcagagaaattctgaactgcagaggtgcttgtggctgcatcccagcccagcaAAATCtgacagctatgctgaggtgtgagatgaTGTTGTCTTTGCGCACCACTTAGGCTCATCATACTCTCaagtacccactccatgttgtgtctgcagcactcagaaactgcttttattccaaacatCTTCATCCTGAGTTAAATTCAGCCTGATGGAGAATTGGGTGAAATGAGAactctcagacattgctagtagtgtaaaatggtgcatCCATGTGAGAAGCTATGTGtaattattcagaaagtggaactgcaGACTTCCGGTGGAGCATTGATTCTAGAATGGAAAGTGGTATCCACAGAGAATAGGGGCCAACAGGgatacagcaggactcatcagaacatTCCAACTAGAAACTCTTCAGATACCCATTactgatgagtgcaaacatacaatgtggtccatgggatATTGTTAAGTATGGAATAATATATGCAGTCATTTGGCTGTGAGTTATTCAACCTTCTGTTCctcaaagaaatccctgacacaatcaacttacttggaggaaaggttaatgTAGATGCCAGAttgtagagattttctagttttctgaactcattcctttgggcctaaatggaggcaacctgtggtacagagagctttttttaagaggaagctgccctccttggaggcactggaaagcactgagtgagagcaaggggctggtccactgccatccagtggccctgtgctggggaactaagccttcaatgcacagactggggaacttgctaggagagcaAGGCAAGCAGTACATTCACTTatctgcccactgagttcttctcccaggtcaccaggcatgcacattttatacagatatacaggcaggctgaacacctgcacatataacaaaaaataaaatgaaaaattatcaaaactgagtaaatatatacaatgttctCCACATCCCTGTACTCAAAGCATCAtgtgtttcctgcctctgtgcaggaatatgggtagagagggTATAGATTAATCAAAGGTAACTTTCTTctccatagtatcccaggtgatctcttcttaTATTAGAGTTTTCTCAGAAACTaagtgtgcttgtatgtatgcatccatatacatgtttgtgctggagagagaaagagagagagagagagagagagagagagagagagagagaagagagagatggaggagagaggagagagagagagagaaagagagagagagaggagaaggaggagagaggagagagagagagagagagagagagagagagagagagagagagagagagagagagagaaaatgcatgtttatgtacatggtgtGGAAACCTcccctaaaaacacaatcttctaatgaacaggaacatcaaagacttgaggaaaatcttcagtccctgatgaagcagaaggagctgttcacccggcaaagggacttggcagtaaagctgcagcatcacttcactgtgtcccagatgaggtaggagcccaggcttccagaagcaggtggatccaagtgggtccactgtacctggatctccatcctctttgagttttgtcaattggcaaagctgccagccaTGGGCAGGGAAAGAACGCCTCAGATTGTCGTTGTTGGCTCAGTcaacaggaagcaatatgctcTCTCCTTGGTCTCATGGGGTCTaggtccccttcttcctttctgagacctctagtatgctctgagtatctcatctcttagattaggtctccccacaaatattcccATGACAGCCAGAAACGTGGAAAGGAGAATcattgatcatgaaggaaagtgtgtcccctgcatcttttccatcaggaacatcaagTTTAGAGAGAAGTGTCCACCCTTTGCAGTTTTGCatacagcacactcctgctgactgcaggctctctgcagtgtctaacagtttctcatgagaagatttactcttggTCATAAAGTAGGAGCTGACAAGGTTAATCCCATGCAGGGTTCTGAGCTGTAGGAATaaccagagccttctctgcattactgtataggctccactagagggcaggcatagaattttccaggaggttcacattcaccttgatctaatcaaggccagggatatctttcctgacctgtgcctcagaccttgacatactgatatttctccaaaatgatgtttttGGACTGTTAcagaaatatgctgttttttttctaatccagcaaAGTGTGTATATTTCAGTTCAACTTCtagcactttttaaaagttgagaaaaaaatcctgcccaggtgctctctgacccCTTTtgcttggggaagcagggaatgaactcacCTGAAAGGTAAGGCTTGATTGTCTAGCGGAGTAGAGCTGGTGGGGGCTcacagctgacatggcaggtccccccaggcttgtgccccagctgccttcctcccctaggtttgaaaatcTCCAGgtggaactggagcagaccacagcccaggaagagagcctcctgcagaaggagctgctggtgcagaaacactatgttccaggcaagtaagaCACCattgagctccatccccagcagccagggtgttcatggggtgtgttttcttccttaacttttgtttactacgGATTAACAGGCCCTGATTATTCCTGCCATTGGCaagcaaaactgtttctaaatcatattttctttgctcattttctctgacagcacctcttcagaaaactgagaaggctggaagaagcgaGAGACACCTTGAAAGCATgatattctacactccaggttcacggcCTCCTCAGAAATTGCCACCTCTTTTCAActgtgaactcactagtgaggcaaatatcaacctaccatcaggccatccagccacaatctgatccacatccattggctcactattcccagacaaaagattgtatcagaaatagtctaagattcagaggacacaacacaaattactaagaacacTGACATCCATCAGCACATGGCCCCAGTGAGGagcaaaacaacatggagaggACATGTGGGTGAGGAAGAGTTCTTCTGTCGACTTActatcaagggctttgacaagctgactccatatgtgatagaagtctgacaaggaagactgtgttaacatcacactgccatccagacagaccacacacaAACCATAAGATTCTCTCcagtgcagtgctgaagctgacgCCATGTCATGGGCAAGTGTTACTGAAGATtattcactgcagagaataagacagttcctcacctcatttgctcttccataatgaaattccaaaggatcctgaaatttgcttaatatttttttgtttatatgttgggatatttatgctttagattttggttttcttcattttggtttaaggttttgttaattgttatttcttttattcttgtcacttttaatagtttgctaaggctaaaCATTGTATATAAGGACTGCTGTTTTGAATgcccccattgagtaaaatgaatgtatttttatgaataaaatccattttcaaatttcactctgagactcttcttcaGTCAGATGAGTTTTCACActgctgtaatcccagaactcacaggcttggatgtatctcagtaagtttcAGGAAGCTTTGGCTGCATAAGGATTTCCCAGCAATGGGTCTCAGTGCTACACAGAAGGATGACACCTTGGATGTGGATGGAATAGCCTACTCCAtggatacccactacataatagaaaaaactacacaTATTGTATCCTCGACGTCATATATTTAGCTGCCAGGAAAATATGGTATGCTGTATACACATGTTCATGAAATCATCATGTAGACCgaattaaatgaaaacacaagaataTTGCTCTAGGCCTCTCAGGAAAtaagaatattcattaaaattgtataaaagaaatcagaaaatgaaaagcaatctgcctctagttttcctgaaatataacatGAATGATATCCGAGAAGAGATAATTTCCTGAAagacatgttgggatattttgtggtgcttttctttatacttatgggtgtttggccaccatgtacatgcaatgcacacagaggccaggtgagggcagattccacctggaatttaggttaaagaggtttgttagctgtcctgtgggtcttctgagacaACAATGAGTGCTCttcatggatgagccatctctccagtccctgcaacTGACCTTGTCCTCCCAGCCATGAGTGCTGtcttaggtggattggatcaccCCAACCAAAAGATTATTGAAACCTGttgggacaggcatgctaattgccttaggctgccacacatccattcagggctctcataggttcaaGACCCTGCCCCAGTATTACTGACTGGCAGACTGGcacagatttgctagatctcttctaggttgacaacacGTATTAAGActgtctgatgaaatgcagaattgagaagactCTCCTTGGGTGCAGGTGGggtgaggaatccctcttgaaggtccagataagcaatgttgggaggaacctcatgactatGTGGAGTTGATGGAGACTGCATCaggggccacatgtctctggtgcagagtgattctgtgaAAGACTAAAAACAGGAGAGAGGTGGTTGAtgctgctcttttaccacagcagatctcagattatattgagaaagttctttcAGATGACTGATTGACTCttgtgaagctcctctggaatagatcaGACTCCTGAGACTGAGAGTGAGTCAGAGAATTCATGTGTAAAGGATGTTATCCTATAagtctccagactggagctgtcaTATCAAGGGTAAAAAGAACCTCGTGTCCTCTGTCTTCATGTGGTGGGGTTATGCCAGATCTTGGCCCACAGAAGCTATGACATCTGGTTTTTCATCCCTCACTtaagctagaatctctccatctcatataattacttgtttaattagattactgtatgtttcatttgagaaaattttagagttgtgttattttactttcttgaccAGAAGTTATAGGAACCTAGTAGGCCAGCAATAAAGCATCATCTAAAAAGCaggttaagggaatgtgaccatgtggaaTTAAGAATGGAGATAAGGCTGTTGTTAGGActaaactactctaaaagttctatacctgtctggttcattggtcagggttttatggggtaacagaatgaatttctatatataaaaaaggctatattttagaatgacttagaggctgtggtccagctaattgaacattggctggctataatgGCAGAGTCCtcgaatccagtagttgctcagtccactatgcttgatgtctcagcccatcagcagtatagtctggaatcccaaagcagttggcttcaatgccagtgaaggcatggacttgctagcaagataagagcaagcagctaaagtGCAAAAGCCCCCTTCTTCCATTTCGTTATATGgccttccagcacaaggcctggctgagattacaggcaggatttgggggctcaaaacatctgagttatagttgtttctttcctcatcaatatccagattaaaaGAATGTCTCTGTAATGCAATGATCAGGACTACATGTagatcttctctcttcaaattaagcaaaagtacctcacagacatgcccctccatttgggggttttagttaattccagatgtaataaatttgacaaacaaaaatagctatcacatctgaacccttgtcaacttgacacacaattatatcttttttatttcatgattaatttacaaatgtaaaacaataaccatgtcttaatattgcctaaatatgatataattattgcaagtacaacacaaagacattatgtattagaccagctcaaaattatgtctaacatgatttaattatcccttgtagttggagttttcctatgtccacccagctcctgcagctgctcagatccaagtaaacgtacagatatttataaactgtatggccatggcacacttcttgctatctagttcttatatcttaaattattccatttctattaatctataagttgccatgtggcttgtggctcactggtactttacatcttctcatggtagcagtggcatcttctgactcagctttccactcccagaattctcctctttgcttatcctgcctatactatacttcctgtctggctactgtccaatcagtgtttatttatcaatcactcagagcaacacattcacagcatacagaaaggcatccccagcaatccctgtacaactgcaaacacattataaagttagaataagtggtaatgtccctggagggacattcttttaatatctcaaatttaaatatgctaACCATCAATATTATTCCTCTTTTGGaataattttggttttatttatttctttatttttgtttttatatcttaaccAAAattttccctccatcctctcctctcagtccctccccccaccaccactcttactgctccccatccattcctccttttttctcttcagaaatgggcaggcctcctgtgcatTTCTGCCCtccatgttatatcaagttgtggtgagactatgcatgacttcttacattgaggctggacacaggaattcagtaggaggaatgggtcccaaaagcaggcattagagacaagccctgctcccaccgttaggagtctcacaagaagatcaagttatacaactgtaaaatacatGGAGAGGACAAAAATCAGTCCCATGCAtactccctggttggtggttcagtctctgagtcactatgagcctaggttagttagttctgtgggatgcttgtaggactcctgaccccactagctcctacaaatatttaattgtttattcactattttatgttcattggtgttttgcctttatgtatgcctgtgtgagagtgCCAACTTTTCTagtcctggagttacaaacagttgtgtgctgcatgagatttttttctttattttaaaaattaattgtatcACATGATAAGTATATAGACATCTTCTGAttgtgatttaaaataataacatctatctacttattttgtgatgaggaa
Proteins encoded:
- the LOC143270451 gene encoding disks large homolog 5-like; this translates as MKFVGKWMEEDTEEGATRKASSTPFLFTEQQQQLNQVEKLKLQLQMMTNDRNELREFLAHYKNNELNNSTLYSQHLREQTQLKEKLKMLLEEKKKLQGEQILLQESHAEAKRLREEAHEKIYDLWTRQLQEHQRLEENLQSLMKQKELFTRQRDLAVKLQHHFTVSQMRFENLQVELEQTTAQEESLLQKELLVQKHYVPAPLQKTEKAGRSERHLESMIFYTPGSRPPQKLPPLFNCELTSEANINLPSGHPATI